From one Streptomyces sp. NBC_01478 genomic stretch:
- a CDS encoding DUF1918 domain-containing protein, translating into MRAIVGDRLVQHGKVVGQHDQVSEVVEVMGAEGNPPYRVRFPDGHEAVMSPGPDCEIKHQDTER; encoded by the coding sequence ATGCGTGCAATCGTGGGTGATCGGCTCGTCCAACACGGCAAAGTGGTCGGCCAGCACGACCAGGTCTCGGAAGTCGTCGAAGTGATGGGTGCAGAGGGCAACCCGCCCTACCGCGTCCGCTTCCCCGACGGGCACGAGGCCGTGATGTCACCCGGCCCCGACTGCGAGATCAAGCACCAGGACACGGAACGGTAG
- a CDS encoding glycoside hydrolase family 10 protein produces the protein MGRLSRRAFAMAALSTLATTGSASAQTGNVPTGAGRPREVTEMRGVWLATVANRDWPSRPGLTPAQQRTELIAHLDAAVRDRLNTVIFQVRPTADALWPSPYEPWSQYLTGTQGRAPGWDPLKTAVEEAHVRGLQLHAWFNPYRIANHTDLTRLVASHPARKHPDWVVVYGGKLYYNPGLPQVRVFVEDAILDAVKKYPVDAVHFDDYFYPYPVAGQTFDDDAAYDRYGGGFTDRAAWRRDNIDKLIRETAARIRQVRPGTRFGISPFGVWRNLATDSRGSDTRAGVQTYDDLCADTRTWVRKNWIDYIVPQLYWNIGFAAADYAKLLPWWAEVARGTKTRLYAGEALYKAGDPAQPAAWQDPAELSRHLTLAARYPQVGGHVFFAAREVAVDPIGAMARVVADHYQQPAKPPR, from the coding sequence ATGGGGCGTTTGTCACGTCGGGCGTTCGCGATGGCCGCGCTGTCGACGCTGGCGACGACGGGGAGTGCGTCGGCGCAGACCGGGAATGTGCCGACCGGGGCAGGGCGTCCGCGCGAGGTCACCGAGATGCGCGGGGTGTGGCTGGCGACGGTCGCCAACCGCGACTGGCCCTCCCGCCCCGGCCTCACGCCGGCACAGCAGCGCACCGAACTGATCGCCCACCTCGACGCGGCGGTCCGCGACCGCCTCAACACGGTGATCTTCCAAGTACGGCCCACCGCCGACGCGTTGTGGCCCTCGCCGTACGAACCCTGGTCCCAGTACCTGACCGGCACCCAGGGCAGGGCGCCCGGCTGGGACCCGCTGAAGACGGCGGTGGAGGAGGCACATGTGCGGGGCCTGCAACTGCACGCCTGGTTCAACCCGTACCGCATCGCCAACCACACCGACCTGACGAGACTCGTCGCCTCGCACCCCGCGCGCAAGCACCCCGACTGGGTGGTGGTGTACGGCGGGAAGCTCTACTACAACCCGGGGCTGCCCCAGGTCCGCGTCTTCGTCGAGGACGCGATCCTCGACGCGGTGAAGAAGTACCCCGTGGACGCGGTCCACTTCGACGACTACTTCTACCCGTACCCGGTGGCCGGCCAGACCTTCGACGACGACGCGGCCTACGACAGGTACGGCGGCGGCTTCACCGACCGGGCCGCGTGGCGCCGCGACAACATCGACAAGTTGATCCGCGAGACCGCGGCCCGTATCCGGCAGGTGCGCCCGGGAACCCGGTTCGGGATCAGCCCGTTCGGCGTGTGGCGCAACCTCGCGACCGACTCGCGCGGCTCCGACACCCGGGCGGGAGTGCAGACGTACGACGACCTCTGCGCGGACACCCGCACGTGGGTGCGCAAGAACTGGATCGACTACATCGTCCCGCAGTTGTACTGGAATATCGGCTTCGCCGCCGCCGACTACGCCAAGCTGCTGCCCTGGTGGGCGGAGGTCGCGCGCGGCACGAAGACGCGGCTGTACGCGGGGGAGGCGCTCTACAAGGCGGGCGACCCGGCGCAGCCCGCGGCCTGGCAGGACCCGGCCGAACTGTCCCGGCACCTCACCCTCGCCGCCCGGTACCCCCAGGTCGGCGGGCATGTCTTCTTCGCCGCCCGGGAGGTGGCGGTGGACCCGATCGGGGCGATGGCACGGGTGGTCGCCGACCACTACCAGCAGCCGGCGAAACCCCCGCGCTGA
- a CDS encoding histidine phosphatase family protein: MSLRVTFVAAARSSPLLAERFEDARPLDQAGWDEVQRAVPALLPLAAAELRYCSPTPRSRTTGDGLGYTPLVQLALRDCDMGRWRGLTLGEAMAREPALVDAWLADPSSAPHGGESLLTFIARVGSWLDTRPFEDGGHIVAVAEPSVIRAALVYALKAPPSTYWNIDVRPLSTTTVAGHAGRWNLRFDGASVQPTRA, translated from the coding sequence ATGTCACTTCGGGTCACGTTCGTCGCCGCCGCGCGCAGCTCCCCGCTGCTCGCGGAGCGTTTCGAGGACGCCCGCCCGCTGGACCAGGCGGGCTGGGACGAGGTGCAGCGCGCCGTCCCGGCCCTGCTGCCGCTGGCGGCGGCGGAGCTGCGCTACTGCTCGCCGACCCCGCGCAGCCGCACCACCGGTGACGGCCTCGGTTACACCCCGCTGGTGCAACTCGCCCTGCGGGACTGCGACATGGGTCGCTGGCGCGGGCTGACCCTCGGCGAGGCGATGGCCCGCGAACCGGCCCTGGTGGACGCCTGGCTCGCCGACCCGAGCTCCGCCCCGCACGGCGGTGAATCCCTGCTGACCTTCATCGCCCGCGTGGGCAGTTGGCTCGACACCCGCCCCTTCGAGGACGGCGGCCACATAGTCGCCGTAGCCGAACCCTCCGTCATCCGGGCCGCGTTGGTCTACGCCCTCAAGGCGCCCCCGTCGACGTACTGGAACATCGACGTACGCCCCCTGTCGACCACCACGGTCGCCGGCCACGCGGGCCGCTGGAACCTGCGGTTCGACGGGGCGTCGGTGCAGCCGACACGGGCGTAG
- a CDS encoding GNAT family N-acetyltransferase has translation MNDIPSLPDGYEFSTDSARVDIDRTYHWLSTDAYWAKDRPREKHERAVASSLNYGVYDTASGEQVAYARVVTDGALFAWLCDVYVDPSARGKGIGTAFVGAVREELRPFGLRRILLATHDAHGVYEKVGFRPLERPDRWMALIFE, from the coding sequence ATGAACGACATCCCGAGCCTCCCCGACGGCTACGAGTTCTCCACCGACTCCGCCCGCGTCGACATCGACCGCACCTACCACTGGCTGTCCACCGACGCCTACTGGGCGAAGGACCGGCCCCGTGAGAAGCACGAACGCGCGGTCGCGTCCTCGCTGAACTACGGGGTGTACGACACAGCTTCGGGCGAGCAGGTGGCGTACGCGCGCGTGGTGACCGACGGGGCGTTGTTCGCGTGGCTGTGCGATGTGTACGTGGACCCGTCGGCGCGCGGCAAGGGCATCGGCACGGCGTTCGTCGGCGCCGTACGCGAGGAGCTGCGGCCGTTCGGACTGCGGCGGATCCTGCTCGCCACGCACGACGCCCACGGGGTGTACGAGAAGGTCGGATTCCGGCCACTGGAGCGGCCCGATCGGTGGATGGCGCTCATTTTCGAGTGA
- a CDS encoding aminotransferase-like domain-containing protein: MQERSSVGELANHLRQELNRYSPGGKLPSSRALVERFRVSPVTVSRALAQLVAEGLVVTRPGAGAFRATPRPATAAASGDTSWQEVALSADATADLVPRTVDASAVLTTLAVPPPGVIEFNGGYLHPSLQPERAMAAALSRAGRRPGAWGQPPMEGLPELREWFARGIGGAMTAADVLVSAGGQTALTTALRALAPPGAPVLVESPTYPGMLAIARAAGLRPVPVPVDADGVKPSLLADAFRATGARVFVCQPLFQNPTGGVLAPARRPEVLRIARDAGAFVIEDDFVRRLVHEDAGPLPRPLAADDPDGVVVHVGSLTKATSPSFRVSALAAHGPVLERLRAIQVVDTFFVPRPLQEAALELVGSPAWPRHLRAISAELKTRRDTMTTALRLELPAFSLPHIPSGGYHLWLRLPDGMDELSLTTASLRAGVAITPGRPYFSAEPPAAHVRLSFAAVAGTGEIVEGVRRLRAACDEVL; the protein is encoded by the coding sequence ATGCAAGAGCGTAGCAGTGTCGGTGAACTGGCGAATCACCTGCGACAGGAACTCAACCGCTACTCACCTGGTGGAAAGCTGCCGTCGAGTCGGGCGCTCGTCGAGCGGTTCAGGGTGAGCCCCGTGACCGTCTCGCGCGCCCTCGCCCAACTGGTCGCCGAGGGGCTGGTGGTCACCCGGCCCGGCGCCGGCGCGTTCCGGGCGACGCCCCGCCCCGCGACCGCAGCCGCCTCGGGGGACACCTCGTGGCAGGAGGTCGCGCTCAGCGCGGACGCCACCGCCGACCTGGTACCGCGCACGGTGGACGCGTCCGCGGTCCTGACCACGCTGGCCGTCCCGCCGCCGGGCGTGATCGAGTTCAACGGCGGCTATCTGCACCCTTCCCTGCAGCCCGAGCGGGCGATGGCGGCGGCCCTGTCCCGGGCCGGCCGCCGTCCCGGCGCCTGGGGCCAGCCGCCGATGGAGGGCCTGCCGGAACTGCGCGAGTGGTTCGCGCGCGGCATCGGCGGAGCGATGACGGCCGCCGACGTCCTGGTCAGCGCGGGCGGCCAGACCGCGCTCACCACCGCACTGCGCGCCCTCGCACCTCCCGGCGCACCGGTCCTCGTCGAATCCCCCACGTATCCAGGCATGTTGGCGATCGCCCGAGCGGCGGGCCTGCGGCCGGTCCCGGTGCCGGTGGACGCGGACGGCGTGAAACCGTCCCTGCTCGCCGACGCGTTCCGCGCGACCGGCGCCCGGGTGTTCGTCTGCCAGCCCCTCTTCCAGAATCCGACCGGCGGGGTCCTCGCCCCCGCCCGCCGCCCGGAGGTCCTGCGCATCGCCCGCGACGCGGGCGCGTTCGTCATCGAGGACGACTTCGTACGACGCCTGGTGCACGAGGACGCGGGCCCGCTGCCGCGCCCGCTGGCCGCCGACGACCCCGACGGAGTCGTCGTCCATGTCGGCTCGCTCACCAAGGCGACCTCGCCCAGCTTCCGGGTCAGCGCACTCGCCGCGCACGGCCCGGTCCTGGAACGCCTGCGCGCCATCCAGGTCGTCGACACCTTCTTCGTCCCCCGCCCGCTCCAGGAAGCGGCCCTCGAACTCGTCGGCTCCCCGGCCTGGCCACGCCATCTCCGCGCCATCTCGGCCGAGTTGAAGACCCGCCGGGACACGATGACCACCGCCCTGCGCCTCGAACTCCCCGCCTTCTCCCTCCCGCACATCCCCTCCGGCGGCTACCACCTCTGGCTCCGCCTCCCCGACGGCATGGACGAGCTGTCACTGACGACGGCGTCCCTCCGCGCGGGCGTCGCCATCACCCCCGGCCGCCCCTACTTCAGCGCCGAACCCCCGGCCGCCCACGTCCGGTTGAGCTTCGCGGCGGTCGCGGGGACCGGGGAGATCGTGGAGGGCGTACGACGACTCCGGGCGGCCTGCGACGAGGTGCTGTGA
- a CDS encoding DMT family transporter, with amino-acid sequence MRAHDSATAPSPIAVSASPIPTAPAPALGVRAGTVQAALGVIAFSLTFPATAWGLEGFGAWSLVAVRSVLAAVIAGGCLLALRVRVPGRRHWAGLAVVAAGVVVGFPLLTTLALETSTTAHAAVVVGLLPLTTAALSALRTGVRPSRTFWTAALAGAGAVLAFTVQQSGGAVTSADLYLLGALLVCAAGYTEGGRLARVMPGWQVIAWALVLCLPLSVPAAAIALSYDTPHLTAHSVAGLLWVAAGSQFLGLVVWYRGMAAIGVPKASQLQLAQPLLTLVWSVLLLGEHLPVAAPLTAAAVLVCIAVTQRARS; translated from the coding sequence ATGAGAGCTCACGATAGCGCTACTGCCCCGAGCCCGATAGCGGTCAGCGCCAGCCCCATCCCCACCGCACCGGCTCCCGCGCTCGGAGTCCGCGCCGGCACCGTCCAGGCCGCGCTCGGTGTGATCGCCTTCTCCCTCACCTTCCCTGCCACCGCTTGGGGGCTCGAAGGCTTCGGCGCCTGGTCGTTGGTGGCCGTGCGCAGCGTCCTCGCCGCGGTCATCGCGGGTGGCTGCCTGCTGGCGCTGCGCGTCCGGGTGCCCGGCCGCCGGCACTGGGCCGGACTGGCCGTCGTGGCGGCGGGGGTGGTGGTCGGTTTCCCGCTGCTCACCACGCTCGCCCTGGAGACGTCGACCACCGCGCACGCGGCGGTGGTCGTCGGTCTGCTGCCGCTGACGACCGCCGCCCTGTCCGCGCTGCGCACCGGCGTCCGCCCCTCGCGCACCTTCTGGACGGCCGCGCTCGCGGGCGCCGGCGCGGTGCTCGCGTTCACGGTCCAGCAGAGCGGCGGCGCCGTGACCTCCGCCGACCTGTATCTCCTCGGCGCGCTGCTGGTCTGCGCGGCCGGTTACACCGAGGGCGGCCGACTGGCCCGGGTCATGCCCGGCTGGCAGGTCATCGCCTGGGCGCTGGTCCTGTGCCTGCCGCTGAGCGTGCCCGCCGCCGCGATCGCGCTGTCGTACGACACCCCGCACCTCACCGCGCACAGCGTGGCCGGGCTGCTGTGGGTCGCCGCCGGTTCGCAGTTCCTCGGGCTGGTCGTCTGGTACCGGGGCATGGCGGCCATCGGCGTCCCGAAGGCGAGCCAGTTGCAGTTGGCCCAGCCGCTGCTCACACTGGTGTGGTCGGTGCTGCTGCTCGGCGAACACCTGCCCGTGGCGGCCCCGCTGACCGCGGCGGCGGTGCTGGTGTGCATCGCCGTCACGCAGCGGGCCCGGAGTTGA
- a CDS encoding DUF6314 family protein, producing the protein MGEFWPVPDVLAYLSGSWRVQRSVRDLTSGDEGDFSGTTVFGALPEGGLLHAESGTFTWQGVPRPAERTLRFLPGAAPGTADVRFADGRPFHDLDLTSGHHVTDHPCSADLYRGEFTVLDADRWRTVWRVGGPAKDLVLSTGYVRVG; encoded by the coding sequence ATGGGCGAGTTCTGGCCGGTGCCGGATGTGCTGGCGTATCTGTCCGGGAGTTGGCGGGTACAGCGGTCCGTACGGGACCTGACGAGCGGCGACGAGGGCGACTTCTCGGGCACGACCGTCTTCGGCGCACTGCCGGAAGGTGGCCTGCTGCACGCGGAGTCGGGCACCTTCACCTGGCAGGGCGTACCCCGCCCCGCCGAGCGCACCCTGCGCTTCCTGCCGGGCGCGGCACCGGGCACGGCGGACGTGCGCTTCGCCGACGGCCGCCCCTTCCACGACCTGGACCTCACCTCCGGACACCATGTCACCGACCATCCGTGCTCGGCGGACCTGTACCGGGGCGAGTTCACGGTCCTGGACGCGGACCGCTGGCGGACGGTGTGGCGGGTGGGCGGGCCTGCGAAGGATCTGGTGTTGAGCACGGGGTATGTGCGGGTGGGTTGA